Proteins from one Malaya genurostris strain Urasoe2022 chromosome 2, Malgen_1.1, whole genome shotgun sequence genomic window:
- the LOC131427649 gene encoding beta-hexosaminidase subunit beta-like yields the protein MKIDLKAPCESLPHLGMDESYEIYINDDQASIESHSIWGILRGLESFSQMVVLSDDGSALRINATTIFDRPRFSHRGLLVDTSRHFIAVCTLIKILDGMAYNKLNVFHWHIVDDHSFPYQSKVYPELSAQGAYHPSLVYTPEDVQKVIEEARLRGIRVMTEFDTPGHTRSWGVAHPELLTKCHEQYEGRLGPMDPTKESTYTFLFNLFQEVVKVFPDQYIHLGGDEVGFECWASNSDIMEYMKQNRLYSFEMLEEKFIQRVVDQIDALNRSSLVWQEVYVNGVRLPDGTVVHVWTGNRQDLLHRITLEGLPALLSSCWYLDHLSTGGDWRKFYNCDPHDFVGNQHQKDLVLGGEACMWAEVVNDHNILQRIFPRVSATAEKLWSQENVNDADEAAPRLEEQACRLNQRNIPAQPPNGPGVCL from the exons atgaaaattgatttgaaaGCACCGTGTGAATCCTTGCCACATCTCGGAATGGACGAATCAT ATGAAATTTATATTAACGATGACCAAGCCAGTATTGAATCGCATTCCATCTGGGGTATCCTACGGGGACTCGAGTCTTTCTCACAGATGGTTGTCCTATCGGATGATGGAAGTGCG CTTCGCATCAACGCTACAACCATCTTCGATCGGCCGCGTTTTTCGCACCGAGGTCTTCTAGTCGACACATCGCGTCATTTTATTGCGGTCTGCACTCTCATAAAAATTTTGGATGGTATGGCCTACAACAAGTTAAATGTATTCCACTGGCATATCGTCGACGATCACAGTTTTCCTTATCAAAGCAAAGTGTATCCGGAACTGAGTGCACAAGGAGCGTATCACCCATCGTTGGTTTACACACCGGAGGACGTACAGAAGGTGATCGAAGAAGCACGGTTGCGTGGGATTCGTGTCATGACGGAATTTGACACCCCCGGACATACCCGTTCATGGGGAGTTGCTCATCCGGAACTTCTGACCAAATGTCACGAGCAGTACGAGGGAAGGCTAGGGCCAATGGATCCTACAAAGGAATCAACTTACACGTTTCTATTCAACCTCTTCCAAGAAGTGGTTAAGGTATTTCCTGATCAGTATATTCATCTGGGAGGTGATGAAGTCGGATTTGAATGCTGGGCTAGCAATTCAGATATCATGGAGTACATGAAGCAAAATAGACTGTATTCGTTTGAAATGTTGGAGGAGAAATTCATTCAACGAGTCGTCGATCAGATCGACGCTTTGAACAGAAGCTCGCTGGTATGGCAAGAAGTATATGTCAACGGTGTACGGCTTCCCGATGGAACCGTGGTACACGTATGGACTGGTAATAGACAGGATCTTCTCCATCGG ataACTCTCGAAGGGCTACCAGCACTATTGTCATCTTGCTGGTATTTGGATCATTTGTCCACTGGCGGAGACTGGCGTAAGTTCTACAACTGCGACCCACATGACTTCGTGGGAAATCAACACCAAAAGGATCTTGTGCTCGGGGGGGAAGCTTGCATGTGGGCTGAAGTTGTAAACGATCATAACATCTTGCAGCGTATATTCCCTCGAGTATCGGCAACTGCTGAGAAATTGTGGTCTCAGGAAAATGTTAATGATGCCGATGAAGCTGCTCCTCGACTTGAAGAACAGGCCTGTCGTTTGAATCAACGAAACATCCCTGCCCAGCCGCCGAATGGACCCGGAGTTTGTTTGTAA